One Betta splendens chromosome 16, fBetSpl5.4, whole genome shotgun sequence genomic window carries:
- the gem gene encoding GTP-binding protein GEM has translation MLSTVRRHSLRLQTELHRWSICDPGNHLLPDRLLARVPACISRSMSCTSSAGESDCSRGSWSSSDSVISTDSSGEAAPAGSPYRVVLLGASGVGKTAFASIFAGAADSMDSDDCELCGDEASERLIEVDGEAAAVTLLDTWDAETDGEWAQDCYMQTGDAYLLLYSITDRASFLRASELRISLRRFRPAQHTPIILVGNKCDLVRRREVSVSEGRACAAVFDCKFIETSAAMQHNVWESFRGIVRQLRLRRDSKEANERRRHVRGSARRQSIPVKAKRFLDRVVARNNPSVAFWLKSKSCHDLSVL, from the exons ATGCTCTCCACCGTTCGCCGGCACAGCCTCCGCCTGCAGACCGAGCTCCACCGCTGGAGCATCTGCGACCCGGGCAACCACCTGCTCCCGGACCGCCTGCTGGCGCGCGTGCCCGCCTGCATCTCCCGCTCCATGTCCTGCACCAGCTCCGCGGGCGAGTCGGACTGCAGCCGCGGCAGCTGGTCGTCCTCGGACTCGGTCATCTCCACCGACTCCAGCGGCGAGGCGGCGCCCGCCGGGAGCCCGTACCGGGTGGTGCTGCTGGGGGCCAGTGGGGTCGGGAAGACGGCCTTCGCCAGCATCTTCGCCGGAGCGGCGGACAGCATGGACAGCGACGACTGCGAGCTGTGCGGAG ATGAGGCGAGTGAACGGCTGATTGAGGTggatggagaagctgcagctgtgactcTGCTGGACACGTGGGATGCAGAG accGACGGGGAGTGGGCCCAGGACTGCTACATGCAGACGGGTGACGCCTACCTGTTGCTCTACTCCATAACGGACCGGGCCtcgttcctgcgcgcctccgaGCTCCGGATAAGCCTGCGCCGCTTCCGCCCGGCGCAGCACACGCCCATCATCCTGGTGGGGAACAAGTGTGACCTGGTGCGACGGCGAGAGGTGTCAGTCAGTG AGGGCCGCGCCTGCGCCGCCGTCTTCGACTGCAAGTTCATCGAGACCTCGGCCGCCATGCAGCACAACGTGTGGGAGTCCTTCCGCGGCATCGTGCGCCAGCTGCGCCTGCGCCGGGACTCCAAGGAGGCCAACGAGCGCCGCAGGCACGTCCGCGGCAGCGCGCGGCGCCAGAGCATCCCCGTGAAGGCCAAGCGCTTCCTGGACAGGGTCGTGGCCAGGAACAACCCCAGCGTGGCCTTCTGGCTGAAGTCCAAGTCCTGCCACGACCTCTCCGTGCTGTAG